Proteins from a single region of Segatella copri:
- a CDS encoding IS256 family transposase, which produces MDNLEIDYKKAAQQLRSGEALFGKDGALAPLLERILNSALEGEMDAHLSDEERSSGNRRNGKMSKKVQTKYGEVTIETPRDRDGTFQPETVKKRETILANGMADQIIEMYAMGTSTRDISSYFEREFNTTLSADTISSITDRVLPEITAWKSRMLDPVYAICWLDAIHYKVKDENGRAVTRAIYNILGINKEGQKELLGMYVSKSEGANFWLEVLTDLQNRGVRDILICCIDGLKGFPDAIQSVFPESSVQLCIVHQIRNSIKYVGSKHQKEFIKDLRTVYGAVNKDSAAANLDLLESKWGEMYPIVIKSWRDNWERLTEYFQYTPAIRKLIYTTNTVEGYHRQVRKVTKTKGVFPTDNSLEKLVYLAYRNIRKKWTMSLANWGQISQQLAIKFGDRFKIM; this is translated from the coding sequence ATGGACAACTTAGAAATTGATTACAAGAAAGCAGCTCAGCAGTTGCGTAGTGGTGAAGCCTTATTTGGCAAGGACGGAGCATTAGCTCCATTGTTAGAGCGTATTCTCAACTCAGCTCTCGAAGGTGAGATGGACGCTCATTTAAGTGACGAGGAACGCTCTTCCGGCAATCGTCGTAATGGTAAGATGAGTAAGAAGGTTCAAACAAAATATGGTGAGGTCACTATAGAGACTCCTCGTGACCGAGACGGAACTTTCCAACCTGAGACCGTAAAGAAGCGTGAGACTATTCTTGCCAATGGCATGGCAGACCAGATTATTGAGATGTACGCCATGGGCACCAGCACACGTGACATCAGCAGCTACTTTGAGCGTGAGTTCAACACAACTCTATCAGCCGATACTATCAGCTCTATAACAGACCGTGTATTACCCGAAATCACCGCCTGGAAGTCTCGCATGCTCGATCCTGTATATGCCATTTGCTGGCTTGATGCTATCCATTATAAGGTAAAGGATGAGAATGGCAGAGCTGTCACACGAGCCATTTACAACATTCTTGGCATCAACAAGGAAGGCCAAAAAGAACTGTTAGGTATGTATGTGTCTAAGAGTGAAGGAGCTAACTTCTGGCTAGAAGTTCTTACGGATCTTCAGAACCGTGGTGTTCGAGACATCTTGATTTGTTGTATTGATGGTCTCAAAGGCTTCCCGGATGCCATCCAAAGCGTATTTCCTGAGAGTTCTGTGCAGCTCTGTATTGTCCATCAGATACGCAATTCTATCAAGTATGTTGGCAGTAAGCATCAAAAGGAGTTTATCAAGGATTTAAGAACAGTATATGGTGCAGTAAACAAAGACTCCGCTGCTGCTAATTTAGACCTGTTAGAGTCTAAGTGGGGAGAGATGTACCCAATTGTCATCAAGTCATGGCGTGACAATTGGGAACGTCTGACAGAATATTTCCAATATACTCCAGCCATCCGTAAACTCATTTATACGACCAATACGGTTGAGGGGTATCACAGACAGGTAAGAAAGGTCACAAAGACTAAAGGGGTCTTTCCTACGGATAATTCTTTGGAGAAGCTTGTGTACTTAGCTTATCGCAACATCCGTAAGAAATGGACTATGTCACTGGCAAATTGGGGACAAATTTCTCAACAATTGGCAATAAAATTTGGAGATAGATTTAAAATTATGTAA
- a CDS encoding transglutaminase domain-containing protein, which produces MPTWDKAISLARFVAENIPHANQKINPKRRNAIDLWKYTRTIEPAFNCRLHSILLHELLLSEGIVNRFVTCHPADSEDSDCHVVNLVWLPELQKWAMLDSDMKAWAEDEKGTPLSLTEMRERYIDGREIVYRPLLNSDNDFVYYRAYWAKNLYWFDTWETTGYGREDNNPAYRNNNRHIVLVPSGFKGFETSRPFSTDNRCFTFLGSSPKLVTAIY; this is translated from the coding sequence ATGCCAACATGGGACAAGGCCATTTCACTGGCACGTTTTGTAGCGGAAAACATTCCTCATGCCAATCAAAAGATTAATCCTAAGAGACGTAATGCTATAGATCTCTGGAAATACACTCGAACGATAGAGCCTGCATTCAACTGTCGATTACACTCCATCCTCTTACACGAACTATTGCTGTCTGAGGGTATTGTAAACCGCTTTGTAACTTGTCATCCCGCAGATTCCGAGGATTCCGACTGCCATGTTGTTAACCTGGTGTGGCTACCAGAATTACAGAAATGGGCTATGCTAGACTCGGATATGAAAGCATGGGCAGAAGATGAAAAAGGCACTCCACTTTCTCTTACAGAAATGCGTGAGCGATATATTGACGGCAGAGAAATCGTTTACCGTCCTCTCTTGAATTCAGATAATGATTTTGTTTATTACAGGGCATATTGGGCAAAAAACTTATATTGGTTTGATACTTGGGAGACAACAGGCTATGGTCGCGAAGATAATAATCCTGCTTATCGAAACAATAATCGCCATATCGTGCTTGTTCCTTCAGGATTCAAAGGTTTTGAAACTTCCCGACCATTCAGTACTGACAACAGATGCTTCACGTTTCTGGGCAGCTCCCCAAAATTAGTAACTGCCATTTACTAG
- a CDS encoding tRNA 2-thiocytidine biosynthesis TtcA family protein, producing MMKAEQKVLKRFNKGCVDYHLLEDGDRILIALSGGKDSLELVRLLAQRARIYKPHIEVEAAHIIMDNIPYETDRSYLQDFCAENGIKLHILHSSFDESTDPHKTRCFLCAWNRRKTLFEFAVNNGFNKIALGHHMDDILVTLLMNITFEGSHSTMQPSLPLKHYPLTIIRPLCLVHEADIRKVAEESHFTKQKALCPYEETTRRSDMQAVFQHLEQLNPEARYSLWRSVFMV from the coding sequence ATGATGAAAGCAGAACAGAAAGTATTAAAGCGATTCAATAAAGGATGTGTTGACTATCATCTTTTGGAGGATGGGGACCGTATTCTTATTGCCTTGAGTGGAGGCAAGGATTCATTGGAACTTGTCCGTTTGCTGGCTCAGCGTGCCCGTATCTATAAACCGCATATCGAAGTGGAGGCGGCTCATATCATCATGGATAACATTCCTTACGAGACCGACCGTTCTTATCTGCAGGATTTCTGTGCAGAGAATGGCATCAAGCTCCATATCCTTCATAGTTCGTTTGATGAATCCACCGATCCCCATAAGACCCGTTGCTTCCTCTGTGCCTGGAACCGACGTAAGACGCTCTTCGAGTTTGCGGTAAATAATGGTTTTAACAAGATAGCCTTGGGCCATCATATGGATGATATCCTCGTTACCCTGCTGATGAATATCACCTTCGAGGGTTCTCATTCCACCATGCAGCCCAGTCTTCCTTTAAAACATTATCCGCTCACCATTATCCGCCCCCTTTGTCTGGTGCATGAGGCGGATATCCGTAAGGTGGCAGAAGAGTCGCATTTCACTAAGCAGAAGGCGTTGTGTCCTTACGAAGAGACTACCCGCCGTTCGGATATGCAAGCCGTCTTCCAGCATTTGGAGCAGTTGAACCCCGAAGCGCGCTACAGTCTTTGGCGCTCCGTTTTTATGGTATAA
- the rny gene encoding ribonuclease Y → MIVTIIAALVALVIGGAAGYFIFRYVIKGKYNEMIEAANKEAEVVKEKKLLEVKEKFLNKKAELEKEVQQRNSRIQQNENKLKQREISLNQRQEDLGRRKMEIDQYQQRVDNEKKLLSVKQQELDKMQKQEQAKLEELSGLSAEEAKQRLIESLKDQAKLDAASYVNEIMDDAKLNANQQAKKIVIQTIQRVATETAIENSVSVFHIDNDEVKGRIIGREGRNIRALEAATGVEIVVDDTPEAIVISAFDPVRREVCRLALHQLVADGRIHPARIEEVVAKVKKQLDNEIIETGKRTAIDLGIHGLHPELIRIIGKMKYRSSYGQNLLQHARETANLCAVMASELGLNPKKAKRAGLLHDIGKVPDEESELPHALYGAKIAEKYKEKPDICNAIGAHHDEMEMNTLLAPIVQVCDAISGARPGARREIVEAYIKRLNDLEAIAMSYPGVTKTYAIQAGRELRVIVGADKMSDEQSIKLSDEIATKIQNEMTYPGQVKITVIRETRSVAYAK, encoded by the coding sequence ATGATAGTAACTATTATAGCAGCCTTGGTGGCGCTTGTTATCGGCGGTGCTGCTGGGTATTTCATTTTCCGTTATGTCATTAAGGGAAAATATAATGAAATGATAGAAGCTGCCAACAAAGAGGCAGAAGTAGTAAAAGAGAAGAAGCTTTTGGAAGTGAAGGAGAAATTCCTCAACAAGAAGGCGGAACTCGAAAAAGAAGTGCAGCAGCGTAATTCTCGCATCCAGCAGAATGAGAATAAGTTGAAGCAGCGCGAGATTTCTCTCAATCAGCGTCAGGAAGACCTCGGTCGACGCAAGATGGAGATTGATCAGTATCAGCAGCGTGTTGACAATGAGAAGAAACTCTTGTCTGTCAAGCAGCAGGAACTTGATAAGATGCAGAAACAGGAGCAGGCTAAACTGGAAGAACTTTCTGGTCTGAGTGCTGAAGAGGCTAAGCAGAGATTGATTGAGAGTCTGAAAGATCAGGCTAAACTCGATGCTGCAAGCTATGTGAACGAGATTATGGACGATGCCAAACTCAATGCTAACCAGCAGGCTAAGAAGATTGTGATTCAGACTATCCAGCGTGTTGCTACAGAAACAGCCATTGAGAACTCTGTCAGCGTTTTCCATATCGATAATGATGAGGTGAAGGGGCGTATTATCGGTCGTGAAGGCCGCAATATCCGTGCTCTGGAAGCAGCAACTGGTGTAGAAATCGTTGTGGATGATACTCCTGAGGCAATCGTTATCTCAGCCTTCGACCCTGTTCGTCGTGAGGTTTGCCGTCTGGCTCTCCACCAGTTGGTAGCTGACGGACGTATTCACCCAGCCCGTATCGAGGAGGTGGTAGCCAAGGTGAAGAAACAGTTGGATAATGAAATTATCGAGACGGGTAAGCGTACAGCTATCGACCTCGGTATTCATGGTCTGCACCCAGAGTTGATTCGTATCATCGGTAAGATGAAGTACCGTTCTTCTTATGGTCAGAACCTCTTGCAGCATGCCCGTGAAACCGCTAACCTCTGTGCGGTTATGGCTTCTGAATTGGGATTGAATCCTAAGAAGGCTAAGCGTGCCGGTCTTTTGCACGATATTGGTAAGGTGCCTGATGAGGAGAGTGAATTGCCACACGCATTGTATGGTGCCAAGATTGCAGAGAAGTATAAGGAAAAACCTGATATCTGCAATGCCATCGGTGCTCACCATGATGAGATGGAGATGAACACATTATTGGCTCCTATCGTACAGGTTTGTGATGCTATCTCTGGTGCTCGTCCTGGTGCCCGTCGTGAGATTGTAGAGGCTTATATCAAGCGTTTGAACGATCTTGAAGCTATCGCCATGAGTTATCCTGGCGTTACCAAGACCTATGCCATCCAGGCAGGTCGTGAGCTTCGTGTCATTGTGGGTGCTGACAAGATGAGCGATGAGCAGAGTATCAAGCTCTCTGACGAGATTGCAACCAAGATTCAGAACGAGATGACCTATCCGGGTCAGGTAAAGATTACCGTGATTCGTGAGACTCGCAGTGTAGCTTACGCTAAGTAA
- a CDS encoding cell division protein ZapA produces MAEQEQDKLLIRLHVYDTDLSVRIPREDEEYYRKSAKLIDDIVNSYTKIFKGRKSDKEILYMALIDVALRYEKESDRNDTKPYDDILEKLTSEIEDALK; encoded by the coding sequence ATGGCAGAACAAGAACAAGATAAATTACTCATACGATTACACGTCTATGATACAGATCTTTCGGTAAGAATACCTAGGGAAGATGAGGAGTATTATCGTAAATCAGCCAAACTGATAGATGATATTGTAAACTCATATACCAAGATTTTCAAAGGCAGAAAGAGCGATAAGGAAATCCTGTATATGGCGCTCATTGATGTGGCATTGAGATATGAGAAGGAATCGGATCGGAATGATACGAAACCTTATGATGATATTCTTGAGAAGCTTACCTCCGAGATTGAAGACGCTTTGAAATAA